One Drosophila subobscura isolate 14011-0131.10 chromosome U, UCBerk_Dsub_1.0, whole genome shotgun sequence DNA window includes the following coding sequences:
- the LOC117900774 gene encoding ERAD-associated E3 ubiquitin-protein ligase HRD1A-like: MAGNNVDQPQNNDQKLEDTTTEVEEMKSLLEKEKRNHVTLLNKLKMHDNSTQVTIQNLQKRLDELEKDQQLVLNQLLDEERSHIVATEELKTFLANPADDITCIICLCSWESTGPHRVASLPCGHIFGMSCIQQCVLRTQLCPQCRAPVCYCDILCHPPS; the protein is encoded by the exons ATGGCGGGCAACAATGTTGAT cagccgcaaaacaACGACCAGAAATTGGAAGACACAACAACTGAAGTTGAGGAAATGAAATCTCTGTTGGAAAAGGAGAAACGCAATCATGTGACTTTGCTGAACAAACTGAAAATGCATGACAACTCAACGCAAGTGACCATCCAGAATCTTCAGAAGAGACTGGATGAGCTTGAGAAGGACCAACAGCTGGTGCTCAATCAACTTTTGGATGAAGAACGTTCTCACATTGTCGCCACGGAAGAGCTTAAGACATTTCTCGCTAATCCTGCTGACGATATTACTTGTATTATTTGTCTGTGTTCTTGGGAATCGACTGGGCCTCATCGTGTAGCCTCGCTGCCATGTGGACATATTTTTGGGATGTCCTGCATTCAACAATGTGTACTCCGAACGCAACTTTGCCCTCAGTGCAGAGCTCCAGTGTGTTATTGTGACATACTTTGCCACCCGCCCTCGTGA
- the LOC117900772 gene encoding E3 ubiquitin-protein ligase RFWD3-like, with amino-acid sequence MAGTNVDVNDLNAINTCEESQTGVQQQLANGLAKKRRCEEMTTDDPANQQIQPDKILKLDLQQEKSTEVDPKMEDKSSPPSIQNLQQKINDLENSRKTLLNQITGLNAEIMKKNKETHRQMDQTSTEVNPIWKELEMQISNNSILEDTLEEQEKSTKLIIQELGQEIAELEEANGLFHTELRNKNIAHTQEINSLCNRIRNLYTNITCSICRSHWTSAGEHRLVSLYCGHLFGKRCIEVLHECPKCGLAFAETDMRIIYARNIQPVD; translated from the coding sequence ATGGCGGGCACCAATGTTGATGTAAATGATTTGAATGCAATCAACACTTGTGAAGAATCACAGACgggtgtgcagcagcagctggcaaacGGGCTTGCAAAGAAGAGACGCTGCGAGGAGATGACAACCGACGATCCGGCAAATCAGCAAATCCAACCTGATAAAATACTTAAACTTGACTTGCAACAGGAGAAGAGTACCGAGGTTGACCCCAAAATGGAAGACAAATCATCGCCGCCAAGCATTCAGAATCTTCAACAGAAAATCAACGATCTCGAAAACAGCCGTAAGACGTTGCTAAATCAAATTACAGGGTTAAATGCTGAAATTATGAAGAAAAATAAGGAGACTCATCGTCAAATGGACCAGACTTCTACAGAGGTTAATCCAATTTGGAAAGAATTGGAAATGCAGATTTCAAACAATTCGATATTAGAAGATACTCTGGAAGAGCAGGAGAAGTCCACTAAATTAATCATTCAGGAGTTAGGACAGGAAATTGCGGAACTTGAGGAGGCAAATGGCCTTTTCCACACTGAGCTTCGAAATAAGAatattgcacacacacaggaaattAACAGTCTGTGCAATAGAATCCGTAACCTTTATACCAATATTACGTGCTCCATTTGCCGTTCTCACTGGACATCTGCTGGGGAACATCGTCTGGTTTCGCTGTACTGTGGACATCTATTTGGAAAAAGATGCATTGAGGTGCTCCACGAATGCCCAAAATGCGGATTGGCATTTGCTGAAACGGACATGCGAATCATTTATGCTCGCAACATCCAGCCAGTTGATTAG